From the Patescibacteria group bacterium genome, the window AATAAAATTATTAAAGAAATAGATGATAAAATTGATCAAGCGATGTCTAAAAAAGAATCTGAAATTATGAAGGTTTAGTTTAATTTAAAATTTTAAGGATTAAAAAATGTTTCTAACGATCGTGATATTTGTTTTTGTGCTCGGATTATTGGTTTTTGTTCATGAACTGGGGCATTTTTTAGCCGCCCGTGCCGCTAAAGTTAAAGTTGAGGAATTTGGTTTTGGTTTTCCCCCGAAAATTTGGTCTAAAAAGGTCGGTACAACAATCTATTCAATAAATCTAATTCCTTTGGGTGGTTTTGTTAAACTTTATGGCGAAGAAGGCAAGCATCTAAAAGATCCAAAATCATTTTTTGCCAAACCTTTAGCTTCGAGATTTTGGGTAATTGTGGCCGGGGTTTTAATGAATTTGGTTTTGGCTTGGGTTTTATTTTGGTTTGGTTTTAATGTTGGCTTGCCAGTTACGTCTACGCCAGCAGATCAGATTAAAAATGCCAAAGTAACTCAAGAAGTAATAATTTCTGAGGCCTTGCCTGATACACCAGCTCAAAAAGCTGGCTTGTCTCGGGGAGATATTGTGATTGCGGGAAATGGTCAGGCGATCACCACCCCCGAACAACTTTCGGAATTTACACAAAATCATATTGGGCAAAAGGCTGATTTTACCATTAAGCGCTATGGACTGAAAAAAAATTTGGAAATTACCCTTTCAAAAGATAAAAAAGCACCTTTGGGAGTAGCAGTTTTGGAATCCGAGCGAGTGAAAGTACCCTTTTTCCAAGCGCCGATTGTGGCGATAAAAGAAATTTATAATTTAATTAAATTGATAGTTCTAACATTAATTGGATTTTTTGCGACTCTTTTTGCGACCGGAAAAGCGACCGATGTTGGGACAGGACCGGTCGGGATCTGGTTTATCTTTAAGGTGGCGACCAAATTGGGCTTACCTTATATTTTACAGCTGACCGCTTTAATTTCGGTAAATTTAGCAATTATTAATATTTTGCCTTTCCCTGCCTTAGATGGCGGTCGGTTAATTTTTTGGATGATTGAAGCGGTATCTCGAAAAAGAGTCGCGCCCAGAATCGAAGGAATTATTCATGCGATCGGCTTTGCAATTTTAATTGCCTTAATTATTCTGATTACATTTCGTGATATAATGAACTTAAAATAAGTCAAAGTTGAAAAGGAGTAAGATGCGTTTTTCAAAATACTTTGCCAAAACTAAAAGGCAAATGCCGGGCGATGAAGAAACCGCCGGCGGTAAATTATTAGTAAAAGCTGGTTTTGTTTCTAAACTGGCTTCGGGTTTATATAATTTTTTGCCATTGGGAAATAGGGTATTATTAAAAATTGAAAAAATTATCCGTGGGGAATTAGACAAAGCTGGGGTGATTGAAATTTTAACCCCAGTTTTACACCCGGCCAAGCTCTGGAAAGATTCGGGCAGATTTGAGGCGGTAGGTGATGAATTATGGAAAATTAAAAACCCAAAAGGTGAAGAATTTGTATTGGCGATGACCGCCGAGGAAGTTTTTTCTGAGATTGCGAAAAATAATCTTCAGTCATATAAAGATTTGCCGGTGATTTTAAATCAATTCCAGACGAAAATTCGAAACGAAATTAGACCTCGAGCTGGACTTTTGCGGACTCGTGAATTTGTGATGCAAGATGCATATTCGTTTGATGTGGATTCGGCCGGGTTAGATAAAAGCCATGACTTGATGGTGAAAGTTTATGAAAAAATCTTTGCGCGTTTAGGAATTAAATTTCTCAAAGTTGAGGCTGATGTGGGGGCAATGGGTGGTTTGGCTTCTTTGGAATTTATGGTTAAAAATGAAGTTGGTGAAGATGAAATCGTAGTTTGTCCAAAATGCGGATACGCGGCAAATATTGATAAAGCTGAGTGTTTGATTTCTGGCGAAATGGTTCGAAATACTAAATATTTAGATCGGGAAAAAGTTAAAACTCCCAGAATGATTTCGGTTGTAGAAGTGACCGAATATTTAAAAACTAAAGAAGAAAATGTTTTAAAAACGTTGGTATTCAAAATTTTATGCACAAAAAAATTGGTGATAGCCGTAATTCGCGGTGATTTGAGTATTAATCCCAAGAAATTAGCCGGGGCAATTGGTGCAGAGGTTGAGATGGCCAGCGAAAAAGATTTAGAAGAGGCAGATTTAATGCCAGGATTTGTTTCACCGGTTGAGCTCGAAGAAGAGATTCAAGTGGTGGCTGATTCTTCGGTAAAATTAATGTCAAATTTTGTAGCTGGTGCCAATGAACGTGATTATCATTTTGTAAACGTTAATTTATCCGATTTTAAGCCTGATATTTGGACAGATTTGGTTCAGGTCAAAAAGGGCGATAAATGTAAGAATTGCGGTTCAAAATTGGAAATTGAAAAAGCAATCGAATTGGGGCATACTTTCAAACTTGGCGATAAATATTCAAAATCTTTAGGCGTTAAAGTGGCGAATTCCGAGGGCAAAGATGTTCCAGTGCAAATGGGATGTTATGGTATTGGTTTAGGAAGGGCGATGGCAGTAATCGCGGA encodes:
- a CDS encoding M50 family metallopeptidase; its protein translation is MFLTIVIFVFVLGLLVFVHELGHFLAARAAKVKVEEFGFGFPPKIWSKKVGTTIYSINLIPLGGFVKLYGEEGKHLKDPKSFFAKPLASRFWVIVAGVLMNLVLAWVLFWFGFNVGLPVTSTPADQIKNAKVTQEVIISEALPDTPAQKAGLSRGDIVIAGNGQAITTPEQLSEFTQNHIGQKADFTIKRYGLKKNLEITLSKDKKAPLGVAVLESERVKVPFFQAPIVAIKEIYNLIKLIVLTLIGFFATLFATGKATDVGTGPVGIWFIFKVATKLGLPYILQLTALISVNLAIINILPFPALDGGRLIFWMIEAVSRKRVAPRIEGIIHAIGFAILIALIILITFRDIMNLK
- a CDS encoding proline--tRNA ligase; protein product: MRFSKYFAKTKRQMPGDEETAGGKLLVKAGFVSKLASGLYNFLPLGNRVLLKIEKIIRGELDKAGVIEILTPVLHPAKLWKDSGRFEAVGDELWKIKNPKGEEFVLAMTAEEVFSEIAKNNLQSYKDLPVILNQFQTKIRNEIRPRAGLLRTREFVMQDAYSFDVDSAGLDKSHDLMVKVYEKIFARLGIKFLKVEADVGAMGGLASLEFMVKNEVGEDEIVVCPKCGYAANIDKAECLISGEMVRNTKYLDREKVKTPRMISVVEVTEYLKTKEENVLKTLVFKILCTKKLVIAVIRGDLSINPKKLAGAIGAEVEMASEKDLEEADLMPGFVSPVELEEEIQVVADSSVKLMSNFVAGANERDYHFVNVNLSDFKPDIWTDLVQVKKGDKCKNCGSKLEIEKAIELGHTFKLGDKYSKSLGVKVANSEGKDVPVQMGCYGIGLGRAMAVIAEEFGDEKGINWPKSVAPFEIYLINISDLDKISPVVDKIYNDLEKAGFEVLYDDRDFSAGIKFADADLIGAPVRIVVSQKTLVKNAVEIKLRSQQKTELVPIENLIEELKK